The Desulfovibrio desulfuricans DSM 642 genome contains a region encoding:
- a CDS encoding sensor domain-containing diguanylate cyclase: protein MADLKFDTIKKLTGLLATDSRIIAALRGDGDFAECTRYLQSVGDTLRLHRAFLLDKNGVCVASNDAGMPKNLLGVNLADRDYFIRAMAGESSVQFVVGRVSTIPGFHFSAPVSGPDGYLGVAVLKVDTETLAQQLYLPTGFVTDKAGVVVLSDSPGNMLRVVPGESAALLAPAKSLLRYQRESLEPVYLRKVDVDGYDAWELSPGGPPYLCKTVRISKEGLSVYGFEGLAPLLADIAESFRMHLATTFIFFVLGFAVIIGTTVNLLRDRYLRNTLQKLNDTLRVQAQHDSLTGLLNRRMFDEMAEAWFAQTLRLGVPFSLVLFDIDHFKRLNDAFGHQAGDHVLREIARCVSIRLSRRGDRVFRIGGEEFAVLASASEERQIVSLMEKIRKTVEDMRLQHPDGADKVVTISLGGLLVRDCCDMSFDEAFKRADEALYSAKAQGRNRSVLAGSCRAEGSAGCLIRPHS, encoded by the coding sequence ATGGCTGACCTTAAATTTGATACGATAAAAAAGCTTACCGGACTTCTGGCTACAGACTCACGCATTATTGCCGCTCTGAGGGGAGATGGGGATTTTGCGGAATGCACCCGCTACCTTCAGAGTGTGGGGGACACGCTCCGGCTGCACCGTGCGTTCCTGCTTGATAAAAACGGCGTGTGCGTTGCTTCCAACGATGCCGGAATGCCCAAAAATCTCCTTGGCGTTAACCTTGCCGACCGTGATTATTTTATCCGCGCCATGGCTGGCGAAAGTTCCGTGCAGTTTGTTGTAGGGCGGGTTTCAACAATTCCCGGTTTTCATTTTTCTGCGCCTGTCAGCGGGCCTGACGGCTACCTTGGCGTGGCTGTGCTCAAGGTTGATACGGAGACACTTGCGCAGCAGCTTTATCTGCCCACGGGTTTTGTTACGGACAAGGCGGGCGTGGTGGTGCTCTCCGATTCACCGGGGAACATGCTGCGCGTAGTGCCTGGCGAGAGCGCCGCCTTGCTTGCCCCGGCCAAGAGCCTGCTCCGCTATCAGCGCGAAAGTCTTGAACCCGTGTATCTGCGCAAAGTGGATGTGGACGGCTACGATGCCTGGGAGCTTAGCCCCGGTGGCCCGCCCTACCTGTGCAAGACTGTCCGCATAAGCAAGGAGGGGCTCAGCGTGTACGGCTTTGAGGGCCTTGCCCCTCTGCTGGCCGACATTGCGGAAAGCTTCCGCATGCATCTTGCCACCACATTTATTTTTTTTGTGCTTGGTTTTGCGGTCATAATAGGTACCACAGTGAACCTGCTGCGCGACAGATATCTGCGCAACACCTTGCAAAAACTTAATGATACCTTGCGGGTTCAGGCGCAGCATGATTCCCTGACCGGGCTGCTCAACCGCAGGATGTTTGATGAAATGGCCGAAGCGTGGTTTGCACAGACATTGCGGCTTGGCGTGCCTTTTTCGCTGGTGCTGTTTGACATCGACCATTTCAAGCGGCTGAATGATGCATTTGGGCATCAGGCTGGCGACCATGTCCTGCGCGAAATCGCCAGATGTGTGAGTATCCGCCTGTCCCGCCGGGGCGACAGGGTTTTTCGCATCGGAGGGGAGGAATTTGCCGTGCTGGCCAGCGCGTCAGAGGAGCGGCAGATTGTTTCCCTCATGGAAAAGATCCGAAAAACAGTGGAGGATATGCGCCTCCAGCATCCCGATGGGGCAGACAAGGTTGTAACCATCTCTCTTGGCGGCTTACTGGTGCGTGACTGTTGCGACATGTCGTTTGACGAAGCGTTCAAGCGAGCGGACGAAGCGTTGTACAGCGCCAAGGCTCAGGGGCGCAACCGAAGCGTATTGGCAGGCAGTTGCCGCGCTGAGGGGAGTGCGGGCTGTTTGATACGTCCTCATTCCTGA